ATGCGCAACACATGGCGGCCTTGTTCAAATTCTGTAGAGAAAAACGCTTCTAAAATGCTTTCCACCACGCCAATACCGCTAATCTTTTCGCCCAAACACAAGACATTAGCGTTATTGTGCAAGCGAGTCATTTTAGCCATGTAAGCATCAAGGCACAAGGCGGCTCTAATACCCTTAAAACGATTAGCGCCCATGCTCATGCCTATCCCTGTAGCGCACACTAAAATACCATAGCTTTGCGCATTTTCTAAGACCTTTTGGCACACTAATTTGGCGTAATCAGGGTAATCCACCCTCATGGTGGGTAAAAAAGCTTGGATCTTAAAATCCTTGTCTTCTAAAAAATGTTGGACAAACTCTGCAAGATGCAACCCTGCATGATCGCTCCCTATAAAAACTTGAGAAAACTTTAAGGGCTTATTCATAAACTCTCCTTGATAAAAGATTAAGAAAGGAGTAAGGAAAATAAAAATCTTGTGGGCACATGGATAAAAAACTCCGATAAAGGGGGGATAAACAAAAAGATAAACACTACCAAAAAGCCGTAGCGTTCCATTTTAGAAAACCATTCCAATAAAAACGCGCTTTTAAAATGCAACGCTAAAAAGCCTAACGCTTTGGATCCGTCTAAGGGCGGGATAGGGAGGCTGTTGAAAACGCCTAAGACAAGATTATAAAGAATGCCTTGAATGAGAAAGGTTACTAAAGCGAGCTGATAAAGATTCAATTCATTGATGCTTAAAGCGTTGATCCCTAGTTTTTGGAAGCTCAAATGCGTGATGAAAGCGAGCAGAACGGCTAGGGTGAAATTATAAGCCACCCCGGCTAAACTCACCACTACGCATGCCAAAGAGCCTTTTTGAGAGACAATGTAGCGCATATCCACCGGCACGGGTTTAGCCCACCCAAACAAAAAAGGGGCTTGAAAAATGAGTAATAAAGCCGGTAAAAGCACCGAACCCATCATGTCTAAATGCCTGATAGGGTTTAAACTCAAACGATTAGCGTCTTTCGCACTCCTATCCCCAAATAAAAACGCGCTCAAGCCATGCATGATCTCATGCCCTATGATAGCGATTAAAAGGGCTAGGATTTTCATTAAGGTGGTAATAAAACTTTCTAAAGAGAAATCAAAAAATTGCACAAAAAACCTTAACGCGTTGCGTTTTCTTTTTTAATGATTTTTTCTAAGCCTTCAACGCTTTTAAACATGCGTTCCCAACGCACCAGATAGCGTTTTTTGGGGTTATTTTCTGCATCCATTTCCAGGCTATTTTTTAAACTCAAACTGAAATAAACAAACCAAGGCGAACCCACGATGTTTTTATAAGCCACGCTCCCCCAAAAGCGCGAGTCGCTAGAATTATCCCTATTATCGCCGATCATGAAGAATTCATCGTTATTGATTTTCTTGTAAAACACCTTTTCGCCCTCCATTTGAATGAGTTGCATGCTGATATTAGCTTCTGCGCCTTGAGTGGCTAACTGCTCCATTAAATGGAAGGTTTCATTGTCTTTTTGGTAATGGATACCCGGATGCTCACTTTTATAAGGGTTTAAAACAAAAATTTTACCCATAAATTCTTTTGTCATGGCGTTAGGGTAATGTTTAGCGATGTAATTTTTGTCCGTGTCGCTCTCAAAAGGGTGCAAATAAAACCCCTCATTAGTGAATAACACCTCATCGCCTCCAATGGCAAAATTCCTTTTGACATAGTAAGATTTTTTTTCATGGGGAGGGATAAACACCACCACTTCGCCGCGCTTAGGGCGATCCCCCTCTATCAAATGCCCGTTATTTTTAAAATCAGGCATAACAGGAAGCTCAATCCATGGGATTTTAGGAATGGGTATGCCGTAAGAAAATTTTTTGACAAAGAGCATGTCGCCCTCATAGAGCGTGCCTACCATAGAGCGAGAGGGAATGATAAAGGCTTGCGCGATAAAAAAGATAACCAACAGCACAATAATGATCGTCCCCACCCAACTGGAGCAAAATGCATAAACAGAGCGCAAAAATTTCATTTAAAATCCCTTCCTTTGTTGTTTTTCAAAAGCGATTAGAGTGTTTTCTAAAAGCGAAACGATCGTCATAGGCCCCACGCCTTTAGGCACAGGAGTGATAAAACCGGCAACTTTTTGCGCGTTGGTAAAATCCACATCGCCCACGATACGCCCATCGTTCAAATGATTGATCCCAATATCCACCACTACAGCCCCTTTTTTTAACATGCTCGCTTTAATCAAATCAGGCTTACCCACGCCCACGCAGACAATATCAGCGTTTTTAGTGTAAAAACTAATGTCTTTAGTCAAAATATGGCACACGCTCACGCTAGCCCCAGCGTTTAGCATGAGCATGCTCAAAGGCTTTCCAATGATATTGCTCGCCCCGATAATCGCCACATCCTTGCCCTTGATTTCAATGTGATAATGCTCTAAAAGACGCATCACGCCCATAGGGGTGGCTGGCAGAAACGATTCCTTTTGGGTGCAGAGTTTGCCGATATTAAGGGGGTGGAAACCATCCACATCTTTACTAGGGTCAATGGCTTCTAAAATCATTTTAGAATCAATGCTTCTAGGTAGGGGGAGCTGGACTAAAATCCCTGAAATATTTTGATCAGTATTGTAATCCTTAATCAAGGACAGCAATTCGGCTTCAGTAATATTTTCTTGGAGGGTTTTTAAGTCAAAATCCATGCCCACCCTTTCGCATGCTTTGATCTTCATATTGACATAAGTGATACTCGCAGGGTCTTTTCCCACTAAAATCACGGCTAGTTTGGGGCGTTTATGCGTTTGTGTATGGATTATTTGGATTTTATGTTTCAAATCTTTTTCTATATCATAAGCTAACGCTTGCCCGTCTAATAAAACAACGCCCCTATTTGGCATACCCATTTATCCTTTATATAATTAAAATCCTATTATTGTAGCAAAAATCATGCGTTTAATGGAATTAAAAAACTCCCTTTAGCTTGTCAATCTTTAAGATTAGCCCCATGATAGAGCAAGTAATAACTAAGGGCTTTCAAAGATTCTAATTGCTGGTAAAACTTGGAAGCTTCTATTTTGTCGTTTTGTTTATCCTCTGGCTCTTTGTAATTTTTATTCAAATACCTTAACCCCAAACTCGGGTTATAAAAATAATCTTTGGTAGCGATCGCTTCATAACCTAGCGCGTAATTGGGGTGGCTTGGAGGGTTTGTTGTATTGTTAGAAAATAAAGGCTTTCCAAAACTCACAAATTGAAAACCTTTAGGGGCGACTAATTCAACAATCGTAGGGGCGATGTCTAAATGCGATCCGACTTGACTGATTGTTTCAGGCTTTAAAGTAGGGGCATATAAAATAAGCGGCACGGATTTAATGGTATATAAATCGTTTTTAGCGTATTCATAGCTCCTGTCAAAATGATCCCCTGTGATGATAAAAAGCGAGTTAGGGAATTTTTGGCTGGCTTTTTTGATGAAATTGACGATTACTTTGTCATACCAGTAAATATGCCCTAAAGAATTAGCGTCCGGTAGATTTTCTGATTTGGGGGTTTTTTCCACAAATTGTTGGATTTTTTCTAAAGGCACGCCAAAGGCTTTGAGATTCACGTTTTTGATCGCGTGGTTGCTTAAAGTCATGATCATGCTGAAAGTTTTTTCATGGGGGTTGGTGTTTTCTAAAATATAGTCAAATAAAATATTATCATGCACTCCCCAGTTGCTCTCTATGGGTTTGGGGTAGGGCTTGTTTTTGGCAAATTCTAAGAGATGGTTATTGAAATAAAGGGCATGAAAACCTTGTTTTTTGGTGAAACTCGTTAGTTTGTTCCAAATCCCGCTACCCCCATAATAAAAGTTGTTTCTATAACCTAGAGTTTTTGTGATATTGCCAATCGCCATAGGAAAACTAGGGAGGATCACCCCTGAATTGACTAAATTATTATCATTGATATAGGGTAAGCCTGTGATCTGAACATCCAGGCTTTTAACGGTCCGTGGGGCGCTTTCAATAAAAGCAGAAAGCATGTGGGCATGCTCTTTTTTAACCAAATCTTGTAAAGCGCTCGTTAGCCCTATGGAATCAAATTTTTTATCAAAATGCCATGAGCTTAAGGACTCTGAAACGATATAGAAAACATGTTGAATGGTTTGAAGAGAATTGTTGTGGCTTGTCTGAGTTAGCAACTCATAGAGGTTGTTTTGGGGGTTTTCTTTAAGATTGAAATAATTTTTCGCCACTTCTAAAGGCGTTTCTTTAGCAAAATCGCTGAATTTAAGGTTATGGCTTTGTCTGTAATTGCGTGCTAAAAGATAAAGGTTGCGAAACGCCCCGGGGGTAATTTTCATTAAAAAAGGATCTTTGGCTGGCTCTATGCTGAGATCTAAAGACGCGCCCACAAAGCTCAATTGCGCGTTAATGTAAAACATTTGTGTGAGGGAAAAAAGCGCAAATAAAATGAAAGTTTTAAGGGGTTTGGTGTGGGTGGCTTGATAAGCATTTTTGGGTTTAAAAAGGGCGTTTTGGAGTTTGAAATAGATAAAAGAGGTTAAAACGCTAAGGATTATAAAGAGTGAAAAACTAGAAAGAATAGGGTATTCCCCACTCATTTTTAAAATCGTGAGCGTGTCTTCATGCAAAAATTCCAATAAATTTTCATCAAACACATTCCCATAAATGCCATAATAAACAATGTTCGCAATATTTAAAAACAGGATAATAGCGATAGAAAAATACGCCGTAATATTAAGCATTTTGGTTTGGTGTTTAGGGATAAATAACCCTAATAACCCGATGATGATAAAAAGAATCGCTAAGCTTGAGACCACACGATTATCGTATCTGGCTCCATTGAATAGGGTTTTGATGATTTCATCAAAAATAGGGTTTTTTAAAGCATGCTTATAATAGCCAGTATAAAGGATAAAGCCGATACGATTGAACACAAACAACAAGCTCATAAAAAAGGTGAAATAAAAACCTTTTAAAAAGAGCGAAAAAAGGGCATGGGATAGGGATTTCATGAGCGTTAATACAACCTTTTTTTAACAAGATATAAAGTCTTAAAAAAGACAAAAAGAAGCAAGGGGAAATCCAATAAAGAATCTAAGATTTGAAAATTAGAACGCATCAAAAGCGAACTGGATAACGCTACTAAAGCGATCACGCCCAATAAAGGGCTGCTCAAAAACAAACTGCCACAAAAAAGTGCGCTAAAAATAAGAGAAGCCATGAAATGATGGTAGATTGAAAAAGGCAAAAACCCTAAAATATCTATCAAAAGCAACAGATTGAAAAACAGCATGACGCTATAAGATTGCAAGGTTTCTAAAGGGGGCTTTTGGAGGAGGCGGCAAGAAAAGAGCGCATAAGAAAGGATCAAAAGACAGCTAAAGGGGCTTAAGGGGGCTGTAAAACTGCTTAAAAAGGCGTTGAGCGATAGAGAGTCTTTAAAAGCGATATTGCTTAAAATCACGCTTATAAAAGAGAGCGAAAACCTCAAACCCAATGGCTTATTTTTGAAAAAAAAGAAAATTAAAAAAAGCCATACAAAACTCAGCGTGTAAGAAGAAGATATAAACATGATCAATTACTTGAGAAGGGAATTTAAATAAGCCATATTGAAACGGATGTGTTTGATATGAGAGCGGTTATAGGTATAAACAATATCTATAAAATGCGGATTAAGGCTATAGCTTGGGTAACTCACTTCATTCGCTTTGTCCAAAACTTTTAAGGTTTTAAACGAGTTGGAGTTTTCTAATTTAGAAAGCCAAAGTTCTTTACGACGCAGTGATAAATCGCTAGGGTTGTGGATCAAATACAATATTCCATTTAAATTGAGTAAATTCAAAGAATCATCTAAGTTTTTAAGATTTGTAGAAATGGGTTTTTGCCAAGCGGTGGGGGTCTTGCAGGTTTCTAGCATGAGGCTATCTTTAAGAGAATGGTTTCTAAACGCCATGACAGCGCAGTCTTTAAAGGGGGTTAGGCTTGGTTGGAGCTGGTGGTTTAGGGTATTAGGCCTTAAAAGCTCTCTTGGGTTATTTTGTTTGTCAAATTTCAACAACAAGGGGTATTGGGTGGCTAATTCGTGATAGAGTGGTAGCATAAACCCGCCATCAGTGGTGTTTAAAGGTTTATTTTTTATCAAATGGCTTAAGTTTAAAAAAGGGCTTAAAGAGAGTTTTCGCACAAACTTAAAATGAATCGGCTCTAAAGCGCTTTCAAGTTGATAGATTTTAGAAGTGGCCCACCCGCCCATGCTCACCCCTACGACAAACAACAAAATTTTATCGTCATGCAAAAAAAGCAAGGGGTTACCTAGTTTTTTGATGCATTCATGCGAATAATGAGAAAGCTCTTCTTTGGTTAAAATAATGAAAGCTTCGCTCCAGCGATTAATCTTGCCATCAAAAAGATTCGCGCTGATTTTCACATCCCTTGCCCCTTCTTTAGTGCCGCTAAAATAAGCACTCAAGAGGTTATCGTTAGGCAAGCTGATTAAAGAGCTCGCATGCACGCTTAAAGCGTCATTTGGTTTAGGGATAGTGAGTTGCATGAAATAGGGGGGGTTTTGAGTAACAAGGGTTTGATTGTGCGTGAAAGCATAGGGGGGGGTTTGGCGCTTCATTATAATTAAAAATAAAACGATAAAAAGCCCCACAAAAAAGGCGGCATGCTTTAGGCGATTTCTTGAAGGTTCCAAGATAGCGTTTCGCCCCCTCTTAAGATAGCGATTTTTTCATTCAAGCAAAGCGTGTGTGTAGGGACTATAAAGGGTTTTTTAGACAAACGCGCTTTTTTATTAGGCAAATTGTCTAGCCCATAGATTGTTTTAGCGTTATCGCTGATAAAGGCTTGCAAGTTTTCTAAAGCGTTGTGTTTTTCAAAAAGTTCGCATAACGCAGGCAACAAAATAGGGGCAGAAAAGATGCCCGCCGGGATGCTAGCGCTATGCTTTTTAGAGACAAAATGCGGAGCGCTATCAGAGCCAAAAGAGATTTTAGGGTGGGCTTTTAAAGCAAGGGATAAAAGCCTTTCTTGGTCTTTTTTGGTTTTGATTAAAGGCTTGCAAAAACAATGCGGGTTCAAACTCCCCCCTAATAAATCATCTAAAGTCATGCTGATATGGTGTAAGGTCAAAGTTGCATAGAGGTTGTCATGCTTTTCAATCAAAGCGATACTGCGCCAATCGCTCAAATGCTCTATAATGATTTTGAGTTTAGGGAATGAAAGGGCGAAAGTCTCTAAAACGTTATGGCATAAAAATTCTTTATCCAAACAAAACCCAGCTTGTTCTGCATGGATGCATAAAATAAAGCCTAATTTTTGGGCGTTTTCTAAAACCTCTAAAGTCTTTTCACCCAACAAATCCGAAGTGCCGTTTTGCGCGTTTGTGGTCATGCCTT
This DNA window, taken from Helicobacter pylori, encodes the following:
- the rpiB gene encoding ribose 5-phosphate isomerase B, which encodes MNKPLKFSQVFIGSDHAGLHLAEFVQHFLEDKDFKIQAFLPTMRVDYPDYAKLVCQKVLENAQSYGILVCATGIGMSMGANRFKGIRAALCLDAYMAKMTRLHNNANVLCLGEKISGIGVVESILEAFFSTEFEQGRHVLRIQKLDESLKS
- a CDS encoding site-2 protease family protein, yielding MQFFDFSLESFITTLMKILALLIAIIGHEIMHGLSAFLFGDRSAKDANRLSLNPIRHLDMMGSVLLPALLLIFQAPFLFGWAKPVPVDMRYIVSQKGSLACVVVSLAGVAYNFTLAVLLAFITHLSFQKLGINALSINELNLYQLALVTFLIQGILYNLVLGVFNSLPIPPLDGSKALGFLALHFKSAFLLEWFSKMERYGFLVVFIFLFIPPLSEFFIHVPTRFLFSLLLS
- the lepB gene encoding signal peptidase I; the encoded protein is MKFLRSVYAFCSSWVGTIIIVLLVIFFIAQAFIIPSRSMVGTLYEGDMLFVKKFSYGIPIPKIPWIELPVMPDFKNNGHLIEGDRPKRGEVVVFIPPHEKKSYYVKRNFAIGGDEVLFTNEGFYLHPFESDTDKNYIAKHYPNAMTKEFMGKIFVLNPYKSEHPGIHYQKDNETFHLMEQLATQGAEANISMQLIQMEGEKVFYKKINNDEFFMIGDNRDNSSDSRFWGSVAYKNIVGSPWFVYFSLSLKNSLEMDAENNPKKRYLVRWERMFKSVEGLEKIIKKENATR
- the folD gene encoding bifunctional methylenetetrahydrofolate dehydrogenase/methenyltetrahydrofolate cyclohydrolase FolD; the protein is MPNRGVVLLDGQALAYDIEKDLKHKIQIIHTQTHKRPKLAVILVGKDPASITYVNMKIKACERVGMDFDLKTLQENITEAELLSLIKDYNTDQNISGILVQLPLPRSIDSKMILEAIDPSKDVDGFHPLNIGKLCTQKESFLPATPMGVMRLLEHYHIEIKGKDVAIIGASNIIGKPLSMLMLNAGASVSVCHILTKDISFYTKNADIVCVGVGKPDLIKASMLKKGAVVVDIGINHLNDGRIVGDVDFTNAQKVAGFITPVPKGVGPMTIVSLLENTLIAFEKQQRKGF
- a CDS encoding LTA synthase family protein, whose product is MKSLSHALFSLFLKGFYFTFFMSLLFVFNRIGFILYTGYYKHALKNPIFDEIIKTLFNGARYDNRVVSSLAILFIIIGLLGLFIPKHQTKMLNITAYFSIAIILFLNIANIVYYGIYGNVFDENLLEFLHEDTLTILKMSGEYPILSSFSLFIILSVLTSFIYFKLQNALFKPKNAYQATHTKPLKTFILFALFSLTQMFYINAQLSFVGASLDLSIEPAKDPFLMKITPGAFRNLYLLARNYRQSHNLKFSDFAKETPLEVAKNYFNLKENPQNNLYELLTQTSHNNSLQTIQHVFYIVSESLSSWHFDKKFDSIGLTSALQDLVKKEHAHMLSAFIESAPRTVKSLDVQITGLPYINDNNLVNSGVILPSFPMAIGNITKTLGYRNNFYYGGSGIWNKLTSFTKKQGFHALYFNNHLLEFAKNKPYPKPIESNWGVHDNILFDYILENTNPHEKTFSMIMTLSNHAIKNVNLKAFGVPLEKIQQFVEKTPKSENLPDANSLGHIYWYDKVIVNFIKKASQKFPNSLFIITGDHFDRSYEYAKNDLYTIKSVPLILYAPTLKPETISQVGSHLDIAPTIVELVAPKGFQFVSFGKPLFSNNTTNPPSHPNYALGYEAIATKDYFYNPSLGLRYLNKNYKEPEDKQNDKIEASKFYQQLESLKALSYYLLYHGANLKD
- a CDS encoding 3-deoxy-d-manno-octulosonic acid hydrolase subunit 1, with the protein product MFISSSYTLSFVWLFLIFFFFKNKPLGLRFSLSFISVILSNIAFKDSLSLNAFLSSFTAPLSPFSCLLILSYALFSCRLLQKPPLETLQSYSVMLFFNLLLLIDILGFLPFSIYHHFMASLIFSALFCGSLFLSSPLLGVIALVALSSSLLMRSNFQILDSLLDFPLLLFVFFKTLYLVKKRLY
- a CDS encoding exo-alpha-sialidase, whose translation is MEPSRNRLKHAAFFVGLFIVLFLIIMKRQTPPYAFTHNQTLVTQNPPYFMQLTIPKPNDALSVHASSLISLPNDNLLSAYFSGTKEGARDVKISANLFDGKINRWSEAFIILTKEELSHYSHECIKKLGNPLLFLHDDKILLFVVGVSMGGWATSKIYQLESALEPIHFKFVRKLSLSPFLNLSHLIKNKPLNTTDGGFMLPLYHELATQYPLLLKFDKQNNPRELLRPNTLNHQLQPSLTPFKDCAVMAFRNHSLKDSLMLETCKTPTAWQKPISTNLKNLDDSLNLLNLNGILYLIHNPSDLSLRRKELWLSKLENSNSFKTLKVLDKANEVSYPSYSLNPHFIDIVYTYNRSHIKHIRFNMAYLNSLLK
- the pyrC gene encoding dihydroorotase, translated to MEITLFDPIDAHLHVRENALLKAVLKYSSEPFSAAVIMPNLSKPLIDTPTTLEYEEEILNHSSNFKPLMSLYFNDDLTLEELQRAHEKGIKFLKLYPKGMTTNAQNGTSDLLGEKTLEVLENAQKLGFILCIHAEQAGFCLDKEFLCHNVLETFALSFPKLKIIIEHLSDWRSIALIEKHDNLYATLTLHHISMTLDDLLGGSLNPHCFCKPLIKTKKDQERLLSLALKAHPKISFGSDSAPHFVSKKHSASIPAGIFSAPILLPALCELFEKHNALENLQAFISDNAKTIYGLDNLPNKKARLSKKPFIVPTHTLCLNEKIAILRGGETLSWNLQEIA